actcagttttgttggaaTTACCTATTTTGGCCATCCATTGTCAGCCATAACATCTGACTGCTAGGAAAAGGTTGCTAATCAAATTAAGGTTTTGCTGAAATGTATTCTTGTTCATGAATGATCACCATTTGAGagcagaatgaaaaaaaaaagattgatgatTGAGTTATTTCTTGAAGACTGGTCAGCCACCTCTGGTAACTAGCATTGAAATACTGGCAGTTAGCATTTATTCTTTGGTTCCATTGCCAACCAGCTGGTCTCAATTTCAGATGCTGATAGTTATTTATTTCCATGTTGATATTCTTATTCAGGTTACCGTGCAGGAAGCATTAAGGAAACTGCAATTATTGATGATGAAATTGAAGAGGAGGATGAGGTGCCGgaaagtgataatgatgatgatgatgatgatgatgatgctcGTGACCGATCTGTAAGCTGCGAGGAGTTTGATAAAATTATGGCATACAGTGATAAAATTTGCAACGACCTTTTACGAGAATCTACATCAACTGCGGCAGAAGAATCATCTGATGACAAGTCTGGGACCCTTGATAACATTTCTCAGTTTAGCTCGGAGTCAGATTCAGTGTCAGAGTACTCAAACTTCCTTCTTTCCAGGATTCTTAATGATGCAGGCTTAAATGGTGTATCTAAGGATCTGGACAATACCTTTGTCATGTCAAGGAATAGTAGGAACTTTCTCGAAATGCAAGGAATTGAGTCAGTAGCAGACAGTAGTTCAGAAAGTAGTTCAAGATCGTCAAGAACTAACGAAGAAGGAATACCTTCTTCAGCAAACCGCGTTTCAGGGATCTCTCTGGCTTCAACTTTGAGTGCAACTTCAGATGGTTCCACTGACAGTGAAAGTCTTTCTGTAACGCCAACTGTGACTGTGACAGACAGCGGGGAGACACTTTACAAGTTTCCATCTACCAAAGAAGAAAGTAACACACCTGATGTTGTTCATAAACCATACCGTAGTAATGGCGGGCTTGAGTCTATTAGAGAAGTTTCTGATTCTACCGAAAATGACAATCACAAAGGTGCTGATGATTCCGATGAAAGTTCCTTAAAATCAGAGGGAAGGAAGGTTGATTCAGAGcctgaagaaaatgatcaaaaaaatgggaaaatttcATCCGTAATTCAGTGCAATGGCAAGGTAGATTCTAAAAGAACTCACCCTTCAGTACAAGGAACGAATTCTGGATCATCATCCTCAAGAGGCAGCAAAGACTATTCTTATGATCCAAAATTCTTTTGCGGAAGGAAAGAGAGTAATGCAAGCACACAAAGTGTGGATTCAAATTTGGAGGATGACGAAGAGCGAGATGTCatcagtgaatttaagaaacgAGAGGAGAAACTGGCCAGCTTTGGAAGTTCACTGAGACTTAATATGGTTGGGGGCAAGAAGGTGGGTACGGATAGTGATTCAAAGTATTTTGATAGAGCTCCTTTGatcaaaactgtaacaaaattcatGCACTTGATTTGCTCTCAGCAGCCTGATTTGAGTCCTTATGGGACAATATATTTGTCATGTTTGTAATAGGACTGTGTAATAGAACAGTTTAGGCGATAAGCTGAAATATACAATCATGCggtttgattggttcttacttatgatctattggaggacagatgcaaAGATGACATCACcataaacaaaatattgtttttttctatcatataaaacaaatagattccatgttgccatgggtctgtACCCCAATAGATTACAGAAGACATTATGATGTAAAAAGAAGATTAGCAACGCATTTAGCCACAACTCatatgccacttttttgttcttctaACATTTGACTTCTACAatctaatctttttttttgacTAACCatactttgaaatttttgtaaagACATCAAGGGCAGCCAGTCTCACTCCCGAAGACTTGGAATGCTTAGCACAAATGACTACCACATCAACCACTGGAAGCATTCATCCCTTCTTGTCATCATTGGTCAATTACATTCATCCAGTACCATTTACTGGATTTGACGAAGCAGAAAGTAGGTTGAGACATGTTACTGTCTAGTTGTTAGTGTAAATAGAAACcaaaaagatggtaaattttgagctctgTCATCCCATTCATTTTTTATGGacaaataaaaagattgaaagaTATCTGACTCATTTTGCACTCCAGTGCTCTGTTATTGATCTATAGAGAACTCTTTGACGAAAGAAGTGCACCAGTTACATGACGAATCATTTACTGACTAAGTAAGCTAGGGcaagactggaaaaaaattggctCTTGGTGCTCAAGTCAAATATCTTCCCTACAGGACTCTCCTGCTTAGTCGCACACCCTTAGTAATCCAAAACAGGGGTTAACCCATGGCTTTACTTTAATCTTCAGTGTTAAACCCACCTCTGATGAACTCCACTAGGTGATACCGTGTCGACAtaaattagagaagaaaatgTGTTTGTTAGTATTATTTGTGCAGTGTAAGGTAGCTTCTTGCTGAAGAAATCAGGTAATTAATTTTTGAGCACTTGACTAGAAAGCCAGCTGAGTCAGGTTGTTTTTACCCTTtaaaacctaacatcagtatgttgacaaggagaatttatttaacagttGAGAGCTCCGacctttggttggtgatcatctcctctgtTCTCATGACttttgtgtttgattcaggggggatattgtaaggagaaattagatgccagtcactctcaaGGGCTGAAGGgttttgaaatgtaaaatggtttctgtgtttacatagcctgatgtaaacatgcgggaggttgggagaacatgagataagcgtaggaaaccactctgcttcgCGTCATGGTTTtcagcttatctcgtgttctcccaacctcccaagggtttacatcaggctatgtaaacatggaaaccattttacatttcttttataaaataactaatgaaagagtaacgaaaactgtgtttacatatgctaatgtaaaatagttttatggccaatcagagtgtgtgtactatttgaattattttataaaaacatttcattcatATTTAGAGGTTTGAACTGTCTTTGTAATGTTTTCAGTTTGTCCTTGTCTTGAGGCATTAGACACTGTAAATAGTCAATCCTGATATTTGGCTCctcacattaaaaaaattattccagaCCAGCCGCTAACCACCCAGTAATTGCAGGTGGTCAATTACTAGAtgattttgtttacttcttACCCTCTTTTCTTGCAGAAAAGAACTTGTCTCATCACATCTCATCATTTAACGAGTCTACTGGGTTTGGTTTACTGAAAGCAAGTCCAGTAGAATTTGTCAGGTATCCTTTTGTTTGAAGACATTTAGTTTGTGTGTGGAACTATTTTCTGCAGAACAGCAACTATGTTGTTAGAGCCTccccctttatttttttatgaatttccTTGCTTAATTTTTGTTGTCAATACCCCCTTTTATTTACtcactgaaataatttttcaaacctttttccTAACATCTTAATGTGATGTGAGTTCTTGTGACATATTGTAGTATTGCTATTGtgcaacaataaaaattaaaaataacagtaacaatAGTAACGATAAtaatttgggaaaaaaattataatctggaaaaataaaattgttgtaaAAAACATACTTTTAGACTAGTTTGCATCTttgtaaataaaactgaaagatgaacaaaacaaatgataaaagtGATCTTTATCCAATGTAATAGTGATCTGAAAACTGTAGGGTGATGtttatttttgccatttttattCTGAGATTTTATGTTCACTGGAATGTTTGCTAACTGAGTAAAAACAGTTGACTGTTCTTGACTTTTTATATAGATATAACAAACGTCAGTTGTCAAGGATCTACCCAAGGGGGAGTAGGGTTGAATCAAGCAACTACATGCCACAGGTAAGGCGAGTTTGGTTTTTGGAATGGCAAATCTGATTAAGTTTAGTGCTTAGggaaatattaatttggggTGTTTTATTACAAAGCTTAGTTAGaataaataaacttgaaatcCAAATATGCAACCTATTTTCTAGAGAACTAGGTTCTGACAGTCATAgttgtcaaaaagattttgtAAACAGAACTGTTTTACATGTACTGAGTAGGCCATACAAGAGGTCTTGTGGTGTAAAGACTTTTGTGGTATACAATTGCATTTTAtgctcttgttttgttttctctgccTTTTCTGCCATCTCgttattaaaatataatttgcaGAAGTTGAATATATAATTGTCTCACTTTTTACAATCCTTTTCAGGTGTTCTGGAATGTCGGCTGCCAAATGGTCTCTCTCAACTTTCAAACATCAGGTATCATTAGAAGCAACAGTTACTAATTAaagcaatttctttttatttgcgtcatgttttcatttgaaatttatctgAGTATTGGAATTGCACTTGGTTACTTGAGGAGAGCAAGCACTTTAATTTGTACAAAAGGccattttctcctttttagtAAGGCTTATTTCTACAAGATCATTTTGTAAAAGTACTTCATATGCTTGAACTTATGAGTTTGAatgctttttcattttttgtcaacACAGACTTAGCCTTTCAACTGAATGATGGTAAATTTGAATACAACAAAAGATGCGGGTATGGCATTAAACTTTATTGTGTGTATGGTTGTGGACATCTAGTCTATGTGTAAATGGGTACCGCTCCATTGTCAGTCAGCAAAACCTAACGAAATGTGATTTCGAGGAGTGAAAGTAAACCCAGAAGCTTACAAATTGTAAATTGGAATAAGTGTGGGCAGGCATGGGGACATTAGGCTTGttaagatttttaattctcacaaTTGCTACAACTACAATCTGCCATCTCCACACTTTGCAGCCATCACCCACACTTTGCAGCCATCACCCACACTTTGCAGCCATCACCATGTCATTAAGTTAGCACTCATCCCTAGAGGAAAAACTTCCCATCATAAAGCATTATATGAATTCTCATGATATATTGCTATTATTAAGAGTTGATTGGCTTCTCCAACATCAATGATACACCAAGTTTGAGTCACACAATTGTTTTGTGGTACTCTGTAGGTATCTTCTCAAGCCTGATCTCATGAGACGGTCTGACAGGCAGTTTGATCCATTCACTGAATCAGTTATTGATGGAATGGTGGCTGCTTCAGTTGTTGTTAAGGTATTTATCATGAGGGGTAATGTTTAGGGTGATTTGGGTTGGGGGGTGTCACAATGATGAACTTAATCTGTGGATAAAGTATACTCAGCCTTTGAACAAATGATGCCTGAAGGGTAACTTGACATGAAACAACGTCCCTTAGAGGTAAATAAATAAGCACCACAGGATATCCAAGCTTTTTCATGCTTCAGACATTGGGGTGAGCTGTAGTGGCACttcaataattaaaaacatttctgataTTACATGGTACCTTTTTAGGTGATATCAGGGCAGTTCTTGTCAGATAAGAGGATAAGCACATGTGTTGAAGTGGATATGTATGGCCTTCCTACTGATACACTGCGGAAGAAGTACAAGACAAAATTTGTACCAAACAATGGCATGGATCCAGTTTATGAAGAGGATTCATTTGAATTCAGACGGGTAAAATAATCGCAGTTGTGTATGAAAGAAATTTGGATCATCTTTTAGTGGTTCCCTCAGAAAGAGGAGGTGTTTAAATGAAGGCAGTTATTACAAAGGTTATACAGAGGAACACTTTTTCATGGAACATCCTTGAGACCAGGAAAAGTGTCCCCTTTTTGGTGATGTCCCTGAAGATAATAGATACTAAGGCTGTGGTGTAGAATGTTATTCGGTGGCATCCTTGGGACCCCTGTGAATAGATGTTCCTTTTCAAGAAGATAACAGATACAAAGGTTATTTGATATAACATTCATTCAGGGGCCACTCCTGGGACTAGTAAAGGTCTCCTCTGATTGGAAGTGCCCAGGAAATGGAAGTAACAGATACACAGGTTACACAGTAGAACCTGGATACAGGGCCACATTGGGGACAGTAGATAGCACCCTTTGAGTATAGTACCTGGGTAATCCAAGTCTGTTGtacttctttccttttgttcaaCAATAAGGgtacaaatgaataaaaaaaagatctttgctgtaatgaacactacttattgtaagcagtagtgaaaataagtcCTGAAAAAGAATTCAGGCCTTTATAGGATTTGGAAACaatacaattttgaaatcattctaCATACAAGTTGATATGATGGTTTCAATTGACTATCAATTTGGTTTTTTGCTGTAGGTTGTGTTTCCAGAACTTGCACTTTTGAGATTCGGCGTTGTAGATGACAACGATAAACTGATTGCCCAAAGGGTTATTCCATTAGATGGTTTACAGTCAGGTAAGAGCTTTGTGTCATTAGGCCAGTAGTAGGGAAGATTCAGTCTGGTGGTTGATGTGATCTTTTTGTTAAGTAAAATGAATCAAGGCAGTAGGTTTTTAAAGATACTGTGGTGCTGGGTCAGTGGGGGAGTATAAAACAAGATATTTCAGTGGTACCAACCGAGTTGATATCTTAATTGGTCATcctaaagagtttcaaagctgacatttcagcATCAGCCTTTCGTTAGAGCGAATGGcaaagggctaaagctcgaaacatcagctttgaagcTCTTTACAATGACCAATTAAGATATCAACTCAGCTTATATCAAACCCCCACCTCCAGTTAAAACTTAttccagtttctttagaatgaGGCATTTGGGAGTATATCACTACTTTCACCCAGCCCCCCCACAAtaggatgctagtccatcacaaTATTACCCTcctgcatttcatcaggcttcccaGGCAATTGCTGGCacctatttatactcctgggtggagagagacactgtATAAGAGAAGTGTTTTGCCCTAAAACACAACAGTTTGACTTGGCCAGGTGTGGCACTCAGATAACTTGACCAGGGGTCCAGCATAGTAACCATTAAGCCAACCCTTAAACTTTGATCTGTTCAATTGCTTGAGTCACAAATCAGTTTGAAGTCATGTTTGGGAAACCATCAGTAAAACTTTTCAGTGTTTGCTATTTTCAATGATACTCACggctattttcctttttttgggtAGGATTTCGCCACATTTCCTTGAGAACAGAGAACAACATGCCATTACCATTAGCAACATTGTTTTGTCAAATTTCCCTCAAGACATACATTCCTGAGAGATATACAGGTTTGTTAtcaacccttcaacccctaagagtgactaatatctaatttctctttacaatatcacccctgaatcatgcagtaagATTAtgagaaagatgaaaattatcagcagctaaagaagctgttaattgttacacaaattctccttgtcagtgcctcAGGGAATGTGTAGGGAATAGTATGAAGAATACCTCTTAATTATTGATGTTAGGTTTTAATCAGATAGTGTTAGCTATGCTTTGTGTGGATTGCATTGTACCATTGTCTCAGACTCTGTAAATTTCACAAGGAAGCAATGAAAATTGTACCTGTAAGTGATCTCATcctaaattttgtgaaaagttaTATGTTCTCCTGTGTGCTGTCCTAGTGATTCAAAGGCTTTAATTTCtcatgtttgattttttgtcCCAACAATAGCCATAGTTGATGAACTATCAGAGCCAATAAAGTACCAGTCTGCTGTGGACAAGAGAGCTGCTCAAATGGTTGTGTTTGGCATCGATGAGGTAACGTTTTCATTG
The sequence above is a segment of the Pocillopora verrucosa isolate sample1 chromosome 13, ASM3666991v2, whole genome shotgun sequence genome. Coding sequences within it:
- the LOC131768355 gene encoding 1-phosphatidylinositol 4,5-bisphosphate phosphodiesterase beta-4 produces the protein MKLPCGKTDELDCSSFTFEQFYQLYLKVCGRLEIEQLCIRWGGGKAPYLNVNQLVNFLNHEQRDPRLNEILYPYYNREKALSLIWKYEKSLDNLQRDRITVNGLTRYLLSDDNLLMMPNRVEIYQDMTQPLSHYFINSSHNTYLVGRQFGGKSSVEMYRQCLLAGCRCIELDCWDGPGDEPIITHGKAMCTNIMFKDVIEAIRDSAFVTSEYPVILSFENHCSKSQQHRMASYCTDIFGDMLLKFPLESHPIEEGRPLPSPSHLKRKIIIKNKKLKPEQEMEDFSELLSDYEPTDSSGYRAGSIKETAIIDDEIEEEDEVPESDNDDDDDDDDARDRSVSCEEFDKIMAYSDKICNDLLRESTSTAAEESSDDKSGTLDNISQFSSESDSVSEYSNFLLSRILNDAGLNGVSKDLDNTFVMSRNSRNFLEMQGIESVADSSSESSSRSSRTNEEGIPSSANRVSGISLASTLSATSDGSTDSESLSVTPTVTVTDSGETLYKFPSTKEESNTPDVVHKPYRSNGGLESIREVSDSTENDNHKGADDSDESSLKSEGRKVDSEPEENDQKNGKISSVIQCNGKVDSKRTHPSVQGTNSGSSSSRGSKDYSYDPKFFCGRKESNASTQSVDSNLEDDEERDVISEFKKREEKLASFGSSLRLNMVGGKKTSRAASLTPEDLECLAQMTTTSTTGSIHPFLSSLVNYIHPVPFTGFDEAEKKNLSHHISSFNESTGFGLLKASPVEFVRYNKRQLSRIYPRGSRVESSNYMPQVFWNVGCQMVSLNFQTSDLAFQLNDGKFEYNKRCGYLLKPDLMRRSDRQFDPFTESVIDGMVAASVVVKVISGQFLSDKRISTCVEVDMYGLPTDTLRKKYKTKFVPNNGMDPVYEEDSFEFRRVVFPELALLRFGVVDDNDKLIAQRVIPLDGLQSGFRHISLRTENNMPLPLATLFCQISLKTYIPERYTAIVDELSEPIKYQSAVDKRAAQMVVFGIDEDEDPHSNFASFLKFSPSSNSLSRIKNAASLTSITTAGGISPAPARPRESVVTLNYGGARSSSELTLIESNVPKKHDFKFSPVIVEELKKDKTFLKVFKRHQKENETLAKKYTKERTAMQRIHTGELEKLITNYEKIKVTAIKTHERALKRCGEERSEELRRVHENKMLYLNKTQTDMAKQKLTAQTEEWINMINRQVEEEIALYEPQADMQLETLKKVMDSVHETQVKEVMARHEKENIEITKKQTKQSMESAKALAQDKNIQSKEERDRRQRELDKQNLKQFVDERQRLSKRQERELEELKNQHKEERKNLEVEFQKVVSENMDEIKTNGEKSRKAIHTAFQTVLPTH